Proteins from a genomic interval of Rosa chinensis cultivar Old Blush chromosome 2, RchiOBHm-V2, whole genome shotgun sequence:
- the LOC112183947 gene encoding L-type lectin-domain containing receptor kinase IX.1: MGSAFLLDSDGAAALVPVSGEKALECISGSICAYFWNNDIVSAFAIFQSKTLGLCRSRLKKTEKKEEEIEIPAVIATENLAPIIEENSEREARQGWFTCSNIVTATNNFSNDRKLGEGGPGTVYRGEFADINMTVAVKKILNKSGKGRKEYITEVNLISSLRHPNLVQLKGWCHDGGQTTFLLVYEFMSEGSLDSHLFRARPALTWSVRYKIYKGLALALLYLHDVYLRFGTSYGTVMLMVSSLRLKAIEFHSTCGV, from the exons ATGGGTTCTGCTTTTCTCTTAGACAGTGATGGTGCAGCTGCATTAGTGCCAGTGAGTGGGGAGAAGGCACTTGAATGCATTAGTGGCAGCATATGTGCATATTTTTGGAACAATGatattgtatcagcttttgctatCTTCCAAT CAAAAACTCTGGGGTTGTGTCGTTCCCGGTTgaagaaaacagagaaaaaagaagaggagataGAAATACCTGCAGTAATAGCCACTGAAAACTTAGCACCAATCATTGAAGAAAATAGTGAGAGAGAAGCAAGACAGGGTTGGTTCACTTGTTCCAACATTGTTACAGCTACTAACAATTTCTCCAATGACAGGAAGTTGGGTGAAGGAGGGCCTGGTACTGTATATAGGGGTGAGTTTGCTGACATAAATATGACAGTAGCAGTGAAGAAAATTTTAAACAAGTCTGGTAAGGGAAGAAAGGAGTACATAACAGAGGTGAATCTCATTAGTAGCTTGAGGCACCCAAATCTGGTGCAACTCAAAGGATGGTGCCATGACGGAGGCCAGACTACATTCCTTCTTGTTTACGAGTTCATGTCAGAGGGTAGCCTCGATTCTCACCTCTTTAGGGCGAGGCCTGCTCTAACCTGGAGTGTGAGATACAAGATATATAAGGGACTGGCCCTAGCATTGCTTTATCTCCATGATGTATATCTCCGCTTTGGGACAAGCTATGGTACTGTGATGTTGATGGTGTCCTCGCTGCGATTAAAGGCTATCGAGTTCCATTCTACCTGTGGGGTGTAG